From Triticum urartu cultivar G1812 chromosome 2, Tu2.1, whole genome shotgun sequence, a single genomic window includes:
- the LOC125540868 gene encoding protein STRICTOSIDINE SYNTHASE-LIKE 10-like: protein MGRRGSASGWLVLLLALLVVSVAPSCSAAEVKTSPTEWSLHLPLPNGVTGAESLAFDARGQGPYTGVSDGRVLKWGGSAVGWTTFAHHANYRKFPMCTVPVAPSEETESLCGRPLGLAFHRKSGDLYIADAYKGLMRVGPDGGEAEVLATTANGVRFNFVNGIDIDQVTGDVYFTDSSVTYPRRFNTEIMMNADATGRLLKYDAQTKQVTVLKDGLPYPNGVAVSYDRTFIVVAHTVPCQAHRYYLQGPKAGHYELLADLPGYPDNVRRDGKGGYWVALNQEKGRPGATTAPVKHLVGVRLDGGGVEVEELTAAKGVTLSEVTERKGQLWLGSVELDYIGLVA, encoded by the exons ATGGGGCGCCGCGGATCCGCGAGCGGGTGGCTCGTCCTCCTGCTCGCTCTTCTCGTCGTCTCTGTGGCCCCGTCGTGCTCGGCCGCGGAGGTAAAGACCAGCCCGACGGAGTGGAGCCTCCACCTCCCCCTGCCCAACGGCGTCACCGGCGCCGAGAGCCTGGCCTTCGACGCGCGCGGCCAGGGCCCCTACACCGGCGTCTCCGATGGCCGCGTCCTCAAGTGGGGCGGCAGCGCCGTCGGCTGGACGACCTTCGCCCACCACGCCAACTACAGGAAGTTCCCCATGTGCACCGTGCCTGTGGCGCCGTCCGAGGAGACCGAGAGCCTGTGCGGGCGGCCGCTGGGGCTCGCGTTCCACCGCAAGTCCGGCGACCTCTACATCGCCGACGCGTACAAGGGGCTCATGAGGGTTGGCCCCGACGGCGGCGAGGCCGAGGTGCTTGCCACGACGGCCAATGGCGTCCGGTTCAACTTCGTCAACGGCATCGACATCGATCAGGTCACCGGTGATGTCTACTTCACCGACAGCAGCGTGACATATCCACGAAG ATTTAATACGGAGATCATGATGAACGCGGATGCGACGGGGAGGCTGCTCAAGTACGACGCGCAGACGAAGCAGGTCACCGTGCTCAAGGACGGCTTGCCGTACCCCAACGGCGTCGCAGTGAGCTACGACAGGACGTTCATCGTCGTCGCGCACACCGTGCCGTGCCAGGCACACAGGTACTATCTCCAGGGACCAAAGGCTGGCCACTACGAGCTGCTCGCCGACCTGCCGGGCTATCCGGACAACGTGCGGCGGGACGGGAAGGGCGGCTACTGGGTGGCGCTGAACCAGGAGAAGGGTCGCCCGGGCGCCACCACAGCCCCCGTGAAGCACTTGGTCGGTGTCCGGCTCGACGGCGGCGGCGTGGAGGTCGAGGAGCTGACGGCAGCCAAGGGTGTGACGCTCAGCGAGGTGACGGAGAGGAAAGGACAGCTGTGGCTCGGCTCCGTCGAGCTCGATTATATCGGCCTAGTTGCCTAG
- the LOC125540869 gene encoding desmethyl-deoxy-podophyllotoxin synthase-like — MAMEQAVYLVLALVLPLLLLKHIIKRSGGAGQKLPPGPWRLPVIGSLHHLAGKPLVHRAFADIAHRLGDAPLVYLKLGEVPVVVASSAEAAREVMKTQDVTFATRPWSPTTKILMSDGVGVAFAPYGAHWRQLRKICIMELLSARRVQSFRNVREEEAGRLVAAIAAGAGNGEPVNVSERLAVLIADMTVRAMIGDRFSRREEFLEVLQQGVRILSGFNLGDLFPSSRLIGFVSGSARQAWENHTKGFELIECAIKQHEEVKAAAAASNGDGKEEEQEDLLDVLLRVQKEGGHDAPFTMGSIKCLLVDLFSAGSETSATTLIWAMSELMRNPTIMAKAQAEVRSHLQGKASVTEDDLADLKYMRLVIKETLRLHPSVPLLLPREPTEACKVLGYDVPTGTTVFVNTWAICRDPKHWDAPEEFRPERFESGEVDFKGTNFEYTPFGAGRRICPGMLFAQSSMELALAALLYHFDWELPAGGELDMEEKMGIAVGRKNDLYLYAKVLVPLN; from the exons ATGGCCATGGAGCAAGCAGTTTATCTCGTCTTGGCTCTTGTGCTCCCCCTCCTACTCCTCAAGCACATCATAAAGCGCAGCGGCGGCGCTGGGCAGAAGCTGCCGCCTGGCCCCTGGCGGCTGCCGGTCATCGGCAGCCTGCACCACCTCGCCGGCAAGCCGCTGGTCCACCGCGCCTTCgccgacatcgcgcaccggctgggCGACGCGCCGCTGGTGTACCTCAAGCTCGGCGAGGTGCCGGTGGTGGTGGCCTCGTCCGCCGAGGCCGCGCGTGAGGTCATGAAGACGCAGGACGTCACGTTCGCGACGCGGCCATGGAGCCCCACCACCAAGATCCTCATGTCGGACGGGGTCGGGGTGGCGTTCGCGCCCTACGGCGCTCACTGGCGCCAGCTCCGCAAGATCTGCATCATGGAGCTGCTCAGCGCCCGCCGGGTGCAGTCGTTCCGCAACGTCCGGGAGGAGGAGGCGGGACGCCTCGTGGCAGCCATCGCAGCGGGTGCCGGTAACGGCGAGCCCGTCAACGTCAGCGAGCGGCTCGCCGTTCTCATCGCGGACATGACCGTGCGCGCCATGATCGGGGACAGGTTCAGTAGGCGGGAAGAGTTCCTTGAGGTGCTCCAGCAGGGAGTCAGGATCCTCTCTGGGTTTAACCTCGGCGACCTCTTCCCCTCATCCCGGCTCATCGGCTTCGTCAGCGGCTCCGCCCGACAGGCGTGGGAGAATCACACCAAGGGCTTCGAGCTCATCGAGTGCGCCATCAAGCAGCACGAGGAGGTGAAGGCCGCCGCCGCTGCGTCCAACGGCGACGGGaaggaggaggagcaggaggacCTATTGGATGTGCTCCTCAGGGTACAGAAGGAAGGCGGCCATGATGCGCCTTTTACCATGGGAAGCATCAAGTGTCTATTAGTG GACCTGTTTAGTGCCGGGAGCGAGACGTCGGCGACGACGCTCATCTGGGCCATGTCGGAGTTGATGAGGAACCCAACCATCATGGCAAAAGCACAAGCCGAAGTACGTAGCCACCTACAAGGGAAGGCAAGCGTAACCGAGGACGACCTGGCTGACCTCAAGTACATGAGGCTGGTCATCAAGGAGACGCTCAGGCTGCATCCGTCGGTGCCCCTACTGCTGCCGCGTGAGCCCACCGAGGCGTGTAAGGTCCTCGGCTACGACGTGCCGACGGGCACCACTGTGTTTGTGAACACGTGGGCGATCTGCCGAGACCCCAAGCACTGGGATGCCCCAGAGGAGTTCAGGCCGGAGCGGTTCGAGTCGGGCGAAGTGGACTTTAAGGGAACCAATTTCGAGTACACACCGTTCGGGGCAGGCCGGAGGATCTGTCCGGGGATGTTGTTCGCGCAGTCTAGCATGGAGCTCGCCCTTGCCGCCCTCCTCTACCACTTTGACTGGGAGCTTCCTGCCGGAGGAGAGTTGGACATggaggagaagatgggcatcgccGTCGGCCGGAAGAACGACCTGTATCTGTATGCCAAAGTCCTTGTGCCGCTTAATTAG